From Saprospiraceae bacterium, one genomic window encodes:
- a CDS encoding PD40 domain-containing protein, protein MYRKTFVLLFLFLAIICTAQEARLLRFPATHSGKIAFTYSGNIYLVSTEGGLARRLTSHEGMEIFPRFSPDGSKISFTGQYDGNSEIYTMPSEGGTPSRVTFSATLGRDDVSDRMGPNNICMGWKDHQTVVFRSRWKDFNDWKGQLYTVDINGSMPEKLPLPHGGFCSFSPDKKKLAFNRTFREFRTWKRYRGGQADEIWVFDFESKQTAKITDSNAQDIFPMWHGDKIYFLSDRDSRMNLYEYDLKSKSTIKLTDFKEFDIKFPSLGDKAIVFENGGYIYLFDLKTKKLDRVNIQIKEDMSEGRNKWINAKDNIYSFDISPDGNRMVFSARGEIFTVPSKNGPTRNLTQSSGAHDRSVAWSPNGEFIAFVSDRSGEDEVYIQKSDGSEKMEQLTFQSKNYKYDPVWSPDGSKLMYSDRNQNLYIINVKEKKEKQIFQSDVFELRNYTWSPDSRFVCFTNPVRKGKTVVNIYSLEDQKMHTVTEPWFDSFSPEFSSDGKYLYFISRRTFNPSYNNLEWNHAYFDMAKPYLIPLNKSVKNPFAPKSDEVTITKEKELDERKEGESKLKEAPSGKTGLAAVKDSVLKSSSGVKNIQIDFDGIFDRVVEIPVNAGNYFSPMSVDDKLYYFRSSLKESPKLCVYDLKNQKETELAEKINGAVISADRKKMALHSQGKYYIVDLPNSKLSLDQSLNLDQMKVNLDKKEEWKQIYYECWRQMRDFFYDPKMHGVDWVLMRDRYASLLPYVNHRIDLTYIIGELIGELNCGHAYVGGGDYVKAERIQMGLLGADLVKDASGYFKIVKLYKSQNWDKSVRSPLTDLGVDAKEGEFITEINGFDLKNISNIFSLLVGKANQQVSLKLSSKADGSNARSVAVVPIADEQSLLYYSWVQNNIDKVNKATNGRVGYIHIPNMGSDGLNEFVKYFYAQLSKEGVILDDRGNGGGNVSPHIIERLRREPVQITRARNAAPVFEPTDQIVGPKVALIDEYSASDGDIFAYRFKKSKLGPVIGKRSWGGVVGIRGTLPIVDGGFLNRPEFARYDVDGKDWQIEGHGVDPDIVVDNDPYLQFSGEDQQLDAAIQYMLDQLKGKQFKETDPPPYPKK, encoded by the coding sequence ATGTACAGAAAAACTTTTGTTTTACTATTTTTATTTCTTGCTATAATTTGTACGGCACAGGAAGCAAGATTGCTGAGATTCCCGGCCACCCATTCAGGTAAAATAGCTTTTACTTATTCGGGTAATATTTATCTGGTTTCTACGGAGGGTGGACTGGCGAGAAGACTAACCAGCCATGAAGGAATGGAAATATTTCCCAGATTTTCACCCGATGGATCCAAAATTAGTTTTACAGGTCAATATGATGGAAATTCTGAGATTTATACCATGCCATCCGAGGGAGGCACCCCATCAAGAGTTACATTTTCAGCAACACTTGGAAGAGATGATGTATCGGATAGAATGGGGCCAAACAATATCTGTATGGGTTGGAAGGATCATCAAACTGTGGTGTTTAGGTCAAGATGGAAAGATTTTAATGATTGGAAAGGTCAACTCTATACGGTAGATATCAATGGTTCTATGCCAGAGAAACTTCCCTTGCCACATGGAGGATTTTGTTCTTTTTCACCAGACAAGAAAAAACTCGCATTTAATAGAACCTTTAGAGAATTCAGAACCTGGAAAAGGTACAGAGGCGGACAGGCAGACGAGATTTGGGTGTTTGATTTTGAATCTAAGCAAACAGCAAAAATAACGGACAGCAACGCCCAAGATATTTTCCCCATGTGGCACGGGGATAAGATTTACTTTTTATCCGACAGGGACAGTCGCATGAATTTATATGAGTATGATTTAAAATCAAAATCAACCATTAAGTTAACAGATTTTAAAGAGTTTGACATCAAGTTTCCCTCACTTGGAGACAAGGCCATTGTTTTCGAAAATGGGGGATATATTTATTTGTTTGATCTGAAGACAAAAAAGCTTGATAGAGTGAATATCCAGATTAAAGAAGATATGTCTGAGGGTAGAAACAAATGGATCAATGCAAAGGATAATATATATTCATTCGATATTTCACCTGATGGAAACCGAATGGTTTTTTCTGCCAGAGGTGAAATTTTTACAGTACCTTCAAAAAATGGTCCCACCCGCAATTTAACCCAATCATCAGGAGCCCATGACAGGTCTGTTGCTTGGTCTCCAAATGGAGAATTTATCGCATTTGTTTCAGACAGAAGTGGTGAAGATGAAGTTTACATACAAAAATCAGATGGTTCTGAAAAAATGGAACAATTGACATTTCAAAGTAAAAATTACAAGTATGATCCGGTGTGGTCACCCGATGGATCAAAATTGATGTATAGTGACAGAAATCAAAATTTGTATATCATCAATGTAAAAGAAAAAAAAGAAAAGCAAATTTTTCAATCTGATGTTTTTGAACTGAGAAATTATACATGGTCTCCGGATAGTCGATTTGTTTGTTTTACAAATCCAGTAAGAAAAGGTAAGACTGTGGTGAATATTTATTCGTTGGAGGATCAGAAAATGCACACTGTTACAGAACCCTGGTTTGACTCTTTTTCACCTGAGTTTAGCTCAGATGGAAAATATCTCTATTTTATATCTAGAAGAACTTTTAACCCTTCATATAACAATCTTGAATGGAACCATGCCTATTTTGATATGGCTAAACCATATTTGATTCCGTTGAATAAATCTGTTAAAAATCCATTCGCTCCTAAATCTGATGAAGTAACTATTACAAAAGAAAAGGAATTGGATGAAAGGAAAGAGGGTGAATCAAAATTAAAAGAAGCACCATCCGGTAAAACTGGTTTAGCAGCAGTGAAAGACTCTGTTTTAAAATCTTCAAGTGGGGTTAAAAATATTCAAATTGATTTTGATGGAATTTTCGACCGTGTCGTTGAGATTCCTGTGAATGCTGGAAATTACTTTTCTCCAATGAGCGTAGACGATAAACTATATTACTTTAGATCGTCCTTGAAGGAAAGCCCAAAACTTTGTGTTTATGATTTAAAAAACCAAAAGGAGACAGAGTTGGCTGAAAAAATCAATGGAGCAGTAATTAGTGCAGATCGTAAAAAGATGGCTTTACATTCTCAGGGAAAATACTATATTGTTGATTTGCCCAATTCAAAATTGAGTTTGGATCAATCTTTGAATTTGGACCAAATGAAAGTAAATCTTGACAAGAAGGAAGAATGGAAGCAAATTTATTATGAGTGTTGGAGACAAATGAGGGATTTTTTCTACGATCCAAAAATGCATGGTGTGGATTGGGTATTGATGAGGGATCGATATGCAAGTTTGTTGCCTTATGTCAATCACCGGATTGATCTTACTTACATTATTGGAGAATTGATAGGAGAGCTAAATTGCGGTCATGCTTATGTTGGTGGGGGTGATTATGTCAAAGCAGAAAGAATTCAAATGGGTCTTCTTGGAGCAGATTTGGTCAAAGATGCTTCCGGATATTTTAAAATTGTTAAATTGTATAAAAGTCAGAACTGGGATAAATCTGTCCGATCTCCCTTGACAGATCTTGGGGTGGATGCCAAGGAAGGAGAGTTTATTACAGAGATCAATGGATTTGACTTAAAGAATATTTCCAATATTTTTAGTCTTTTGGTAGGTAAGGCCAACCAACAAGTTAGTTTGAAATTGAGTAGCAAGGCTGATGGCTCAAATGCGCGTTCTGTAGCTGTTGTTCCTATCGCTGATGAGCAGAGTTTATTGTATTATTCCTGGGTTCAAAATAATATTGATAAAGTGAATAAAGCCACCAATGGAAGGGTAGGATACATCCATATACCAAATATGGGTTCTGATGGATTGAATGAGTTTGTTAAGTACTTTTATGCTCAGCTTTCAAAAGAGGGAGTCATTCTAGATGACCGCGGCAATGGAGGAGGCAATGTCAGTCCACATATCATCGAACGTCTTAGAAGAGAGCCTGTCCAAATCACGAGAGCAAGAAACGCAGCGCCTGTTTTTGAACCAACAGATCAGATAGTAGGACCCAAAGTTGCATTGATCGATGAATACTCTGCAAGTGACGGTGATATTTTTGCATATCGCTTTAAAAAATCAAAATTAGGACCTGTGATTGGAAAGAGATCTTGGGGGGGGGTGGTCGGTATCCGAGGCACCTTGCCCATTGTAGATGGTGGATTTCTCAACAGACCGGAATTTGCCCGATATGATGTAGATGGGAAAGATTGGCAAATTGAAGGTCATGGAGTTGATCCGGATATCGTGGTAGACAATGATCCATATCTCCAATTCTCAGGAGAGGATCAACAGTTGGATGCTGCCATCCAATATATGCTAGATCAATTAAAGGGAAAGCAATTTAAAGAAACCGACCCTCCTCCATATCCGAAGAAGTAA
- a CDS encoding TonB-dependent receptor — MPSKPVIGVGKISGMVIDSLTNLPVEFATVVLREALEHKEVDGAFTDEKGNFKFKELKNAKYEIAISFIGYESKIIGVFKINKDQTEHELGKILISPVSKVLEEVTITGQKELVENKIDRIVYNAERDVTTQGGNAADVLRRTPLLTVDMEGNVSLQGSSNVTVFINGKPSSIMAASVKDALKMIPADVIQKVEVITQPGAKYDAEGTAGIINIVTKSKKIQGVSGGFNASAGTRSNFLGSNVSIRMGKLGITGNLGGHLWRGNGRTDNTRENLIFPDTLFLTQTGRSSNLGGGMFAQGALDYDLTEKDNFTFSVRTPIGLFANQMDLTTSSGINTNVLPFSFRRESDNLNRNLGADFSLDYKHSFDKDSDKEFSTSAQYSINNRISRYLADQYDINNILNYREEGPNQSVNKEIIVAVDYLHPLKKDFNFETGAKTILRNVTSDIFYDTFNLESQVFQRDLRRDNFFEYIQNVGAAYTQITFPIVKNLSGRVGVRYEHTFIEGLVQEGSDFKNNYGTWIPNGLLSYKINSATSVKGSYTRRIQRPGMFYLNPYVNFNDPTNISYGNPELLPELTESFELSGGYSKNYNSLNVNIYHKTTNNLIDNYRFVDSLGVTNATYNNLATGYSTGVSVNGGIMKLGKIILNSTMNLFYQKIESERFVGVRNDAINFNINGFANVNITPTWSITLFGFYQAPRLTTQGKQATWFVYNLGARKEMWKKKGAISFGVDNPFHKWMKMNASFVSPEFSFISENRIEGWGIRASVEYRFGKMEFGAPAKKKRKGSLNDDLKQGDGDGAGGGMSGGR, encoded by the coding sequence ATGCCCTCAAAACCTGTCATTGGCGTAGGTAAAATATCAGGTATGGTCATTGATTCTCTGACCAACCTGCCTGTCGAGTTTGCCACTGTGGTGCTCAGAGAAGCTTTGGAGCATAAGGAAGTAGATGGTGCATTTACTGATGAAAAAGGAAATTTTAAGTTTAAAGAGTTGAAAAATGCCAAGTATGAAATAGCAATTTCATTTATTGGATATGAGTCAAAAATTATTGGAGTTTTTAAAATCAATAAAGACCAAACAGAACATGAATTAGGAAAAATTTTGATTTCACCTGTGTCAAAAGTACTGGAAGAGGTAACCATCACAGGGCAGAAAGAACTAGTCGAGAATAAAATTGATCGAATAGTTTATAATGCCGAACGAGATGTGACAACTCAGGGTGGAAATGCAGCTGACGTTCTTCGTAGAACACCCTTGCTTACAGTCGATATGGAAGGGAATGTCTCCCTCCAGGGCAGTAGTAATGTGACGGTGTTTATCAATGGAAAACCATCTTCAATTATGGCTGCTTCAGTGAAAGATGCCTTGAAAATGATACCTGCGGATGTTATTCAGAAAGTCGAGGTAATCACACAACCTGGCGCCAAATATGATGCCGAAGGTACAGCAGGAATTATCAATATTGTGACTAAGTCGAAAAAAATTCAAGGTGTAAGCGGCGGATTCAATGCTAGTGCAGGAACAAGAAGCAACTTTTTAGGAAGCAATGTTTCAATTCGGATGGGAAAATTGGGGATAACTGGTAATTTGGGAGGACATTTATGGCGTGGTAATGGTCGTACTGACAATACCCGTGAAAATTTAATTTTTCCAGATACTTTATTCCTAACTCAAACAGGTAGATCTTCCAATTTAGGGGGTGGAATGTTCGCTCAAGGTGCACTCGATTATGACTTAACCGAAAAAGATAATTTTACCTTTTCAGTGAGGACTCCAATTGGCTTGTTCGCAAACCAAATGGACTTAACCACCAGCTCGGGAATCAACACCAATGTTTTGCCTTTTAGCTTTAGACGAGAAAGTGATAATTTGAATAGAAATCTGGGAGCTGACTTTTCACTTGATTACAAACATTCTTTCGATAAGGATTCCGATAAGGAATTTTCAACTTCCGCTCAATATAGTATCAATAACAGGATATCCAGATATTTGGCAGATCAATATGATATCAATAATATTTTAAATTATAGGGAAGAGGGACCCAACCAAAGTGTCAACAAAGAAATTATTGTTGCGGTAGATTATTTGCACCCATTGAAAAAGGATTTTAATTTTGAAACAGGTGCCAAAACAATATTAAGAAATGTGACCAGCGATATTTTTTATGATACCTTCAACTTGGAATCTCAGGTATTTCAACGTGACCTTCGCAGAGATAATTTTTTTGAATACATCCAGAATGTTGGAGCAGCTTACACACAAATTACCTTTCCAATTGTCAAAAATTTGTCTGGAAGGGTTGGTGTCCGATACGAACATACATTTATAGAAGGCCTTGTCCAAGAGGGAAGTGATTTTAAAAATAATTATGGTACTTGGATCCCCAATGGTTTATTGTCATACAAAATCAACAGCGCTACCAGTGTAAAGGGTTCATATACCAGAAGGATTCAAAGACCAGGTATGTTTTACCTGAATCCATATGTCAATTTTAACGATCCAACCAATATCTCCTATGGCAATCCTGAGTTGCTACCTGAATTAACAGAATCGTTTGAATTGAGTGGTGGATATTCAAAGAATTATAATTCTCTTAATGTTAATATTTACCACAAGACTACCAATAATCTTATTGACAATTATCGGTTTGTTGATTCACTTGGTGTTACAAACGCCACTTATAATAATCTTGCAACAGGGTATTCTACAGGGGTTAGTGTGAATGGTGGTATCATGAAATTGGGAAAGATCATTTTGAATTCTACGATGAATCTATTTTATCAAAAGATAGAAAGTGAAAGATTTGTTGGAGTAAGAAATGATGCGATCAATTTTAATATAAATGGTTTTGCAAACGTGAATATCACTCCCACCTGGAGCATAACTTTGTTTGGATTTTATCAGGCTCCCAGATTGACCACACAAGGTAAACAAGCTACATGGTTTGTATACAATCTCGGAGCCAGGAAAGAAATGTGGAAGAAAAAGGGAGCAATCAGTTTTGGGGTGGATAACCCATTCCACAAATGGATGAAAATGAATGCCAGTTTTGTATCTCCTGAGTTTAGTTTTATTTCAGAAAATCGTATAGAAGGATGGGGAATCAGAGCAAGTGTTGAATATCGATTTGGTAAAATGGAATTTGGTGCCCCTGCAAAAAAGAAGAGAAAAGGTAGTCTTAATGATGACTTAAAGCAAGGCGATGGAGATGGTGCTGGGGGAGGGATGTCAGGAGGCAGATAA
- a CDS encoding trypsin-like peptidase domain-containing protein: MREIIDRYKGAVIQIATPFSVGTGFYLADDDIIVTNEHVVRGNKEVVIEAKGIKRMVCPVVYADTRFDLAFIKLPEESPLMIVRLGDSNKVREGDTILAVGHPFGLKYTATQGIISNVNHMQGDIRYIQHDAALNPGNSGGPLVDYNGRVIGVNTFIIRNGQNIGFSLPSQYLADSINEFKKGNGTSGVRCPSCNNIVFEPNPEKKYCPHCGASINMLSDIKPYEPKGTKKVLETALAKLGYDIRLTRRGPFNWEFDHGSANIILSYHEESGMIEADSFLAVLPKENIKKIYYYLLQQNDLLEGLCLGVRGNDIILSLVMFDQFLEEEVLGANLKNMLIAADRYDDELQKEFGALIIKN; this comes from the coding sequence ATGAGAGAAATTATCGATCGATATAAAGGTGCGGTCATTCAAATTGCTACACCATTCTCAGTTGGAACGGGATTCTATCTTGCTGATGATGATATTATAGTAACAAACGAGCATGTGGTCAGAGGTAACAAGGAGGTTGTCATTGAGGCAAAGGGAATAAAGCGCATGGTTTGCCCGGTGGTATATGCTGACACCAGATTTGATTTGGCTTTTATCAAATTGCCAGAAGAGAGTCCTTTAATGATAGTGAGATTGGGAGACTCAAACAAAGTTCGCGAAGGCGACACAATCCTGGCTGTGGGCCATCCCTTTGGTTTAAAATATACGGCCACCCAGGGAATTATCAGCAATGTGAATCACATGCAAGGTGATATCCGGTACATCCAGCATGACGCTGCACTTAATCCGGGAAACAGTGGGGGACCTTTGGTAGATTATAACGGACGAGTCATCGGCGTGAATACTTTTATTATCCGAAATGGACAGAATATTGGGTTTTCACTGCCAAGCCAGTATTTGGCGGATAGTATTAATGAATTTAAGAAAGGAAATGGCACTTCAGGTGTGCGTTGTCCATCTTGTAACAATATTGTTTTCGAACCTAATCCTGAAAAAAAGTATTGTCCACATTGTGGCGCCTCTATTAATATGCTTTCTGACATTAAACCTTATGAGCCTAAAGGCACCAAAAAGGTACTCGAAACAGCGCTGGCCAAATTGGGTTATGATATTCGTTTGACCAGAAGGGGGCCTTTTAATTGGGAATTCGACCATGGATCGGCCAATATAATTTTAAGTTATCATGAAGAATCAGGTATGATAGAGGCAGACTCTTTTTTGGCCGTTTTGCCAAAAGAAAACATTAAAAAAATATATTATTATCTATTGCAGCAAAATGATCTTTTGGAGGGTCTTTGTTTAGGAGTAAGGGGCAATGACATCATATTATCCCTTGTCATGTTTGATCAATTTTTAGAAGAAGAAGTATTGGGCGCCAACTTAAAAAACATGTTAATAGCGGCAGATAGATACGACGACGAACTTCAGAAAGAATTTGGCGCTTTAATTATTAAAAATTAA
- a CDS encoding LexA family transcriptional regulator has translation MNHVVSQRFIECYHELLETNLVKSARQFALSLEVLPQTMHEILKGRRDVNVELIQKAVEIFQVNPSFLFQGIRPLFLGYDSSQNFKILTIFSDRKGKESIVHVPVAAQAGYPGLGSDPLFIDELPKYSLPDLKFTSDGTLRSFEVSGESMSPTIEHGDLIICRYLHPFYWENQLKNGPIYVIITQQDVLVKRVSNLLRSEKKLLLYSDNVGFGSYSIPGPEIKEIWHVCAKISTKLDLPTISENSSNEQLKSIISKQTHLLEQILQKV, from the coding sequence ATGAATCATGTTGTTTCTCAGCGTTTTATAGAATGTTACCACGAGCTATTGGAAACAAATTTAGTCAAAAGTGCTCGTCAATTTGCATTGTCTTTGGAAGTTCTTCCGCAAACCATGCATGAGATATTGAAGGGTAGAAGAGATGTTAATGTAGAACTGATTCAGAAAGCTGTCGAAATTTTTCAGGTAAACCCATCTTTTCTATTCCAGGGTATTAGGCCATTGTTTCTTGGATATGACTCTAGTCAAAATTTTAAAATTTTAACCATATTTTCAGACAGGAAGGGAAAAGAATCGATTGTCCATGTACCTGTAGCTGCTCAGGCCGGATATCCCGGGCTAGGTTCGGATCCTCTGTTTATAGATGAATTACCGAAATATAGTTTGCCTGATTTAAAGTTTACATCAGATGGAACTCTGCGCTCTTTTGAAGTTTCCGGCGAAAGTATGAGCCCAACGATTGAACATGGCGATTTGATTATTTGCAGGTATTTGCACCCATTCTATTGGGAAAATCAATTAAAAAACGGACCAATTTATGTCATTATAACACAGCAGGATGTATTGGTAAAGCGCGTTTCTAACCTATTGAGATCAGAAAAAAAATTATTGCTATATTCGGATAATGTGGGTTTTGGATCTTATTCAATACCTGGTCCAGAGATCAAAGAGATATGGCATGTGTGTGCCAAAATCTCTACAAAACTTGATCTTCCGACAATTTCTGAAAATAGTTCTAATGAACAACTCAAATCCATTATTTCCAAACAAACTCATTTGTTGGAACAAATTCTTCAAAAAGTCTAG